The Verrucomicrobiales bacterium region AACGAGCTACCCTGGGAAAAACCCATAGAATTCACAACCCCATCGTGGGTTGCGGTTTGTTTGGGGGTGTTGGCCGATCCAGTCGCAACCCGCGTTGGGGTTGTGAGAAAATAACGACTAACCCAGGGTAGGCGCTCCCGCATCGCGCCAACCCTGGGCTTTGAGGCGGAATCCCTGTGGGATTCTAACATCTGGTCGAAGAACTTGTGGGTAATGCTTAGGTCGTGCCACCGCAGTCCATAATGCTCCCGCAGCTCAAAACAGCAGTGCCATCGCACCCAGCGCTTGCCCCTTACCGTCGAAACGACTTACTAAAATCGTCGTTCTGAATCGTCTCGACGCGCTTCTGAAATTTGGAATCGGCGATCAGCTGCTGGAGCTTTTGCTCGTAGGCGGCGGAATCGAGGGGAAACTCCACGGTTTGCTGGGTGAGTCCCGAATAGAGCATGGCGTTCGCGAGTTCCACCGAGCCCAGGCCGTCGGCACCAGGTGCCACCAACGGTTTTTTGTCCAGAATGGCCTCCACAAAATTTTGCATGAGGCTGGCGTGCTGGGCGGGGCTGTTGCTGAACGGCACCTCAGCGTTCCACACTTCCGGCTTGCCGAATCCCGTCTTCGCGGTTCGACTAAATTCGAGCATGTCCGATTCGTTGCGAACGAACGTGAGCCGATCATTCTCCAGGACCAAGCGGCCGCGCGACCCAGTAATCTCCAGCCGATTCGATCCGGGAGCCTCCCCCGTGGAGGTCACGAAGATCCCCGACGCCCCATCGGGCCATTCCAAGTAGGCGGTGACCTGGTCTTCGACCTCGATTTGATGGAACTTGCCCAACTGACAGAACGCGCGCACCCGCGCCGGTCGACCAAAGAGCCAGTAGAGAGTGTCTAGATTATGCAGCGCCTGGTTGAGCAAGACCCCGCCACCTTCCCCCTTCCAAGTCGCCCGCCACCCGCCACTGGCATAGTAGGCCTCCGTCCGAAACCAGTCGGTATTGATCCAATTAACACGAATCACCTGACCCAACTCCCCCGAGCGCAACAGGTTTTGAATCTTGAGATAACGAGGTTCCGTCCGCAGCTGAAACATCGCTCCAAACACCAGATCCGGACGCTGAGCCGCCACCGCGATCAACCGCTCTGCATCGGCCTTGTGCGCGGAGATCGGTTTTTCGACCATCACGTGCAAGCCCGCCTCCAAGGCGGCAATTCCTAGCGTGGTGTGCTGGTAGTGAGGCGTGGCGATGAGCAGGGCATCAATGGTCTTGGACCGGATCAACTCCAGCGGGTCCTGGTAGATGGCCAAAGGCTTGTAAGCCTCTAGCTTAGAAGGGGATGGACTACAGACCGCCACCAACTCTGCCCGGGGGACCTGCCCCGCGCGCAGATAGGTCGCGTGATGCTTGCCGATATTGCCCATCCCAACGATACCCAGCCGAACGGAGTTCATAGTGAGGCGAGCAGCATGCAAAGCTCGGAGAATGAGGGCAATCCACAAAATGAGGTTTGCTTCACGGGCCCGCGGAGGTGATAGTTATAGGACCATTCTCATTCATTTGAACTATGAAGCCGTGCACTTGTCCCGCAACGCTCCGTGGTTTCCTGATGCTGTTGTCCCTGTTTTGGGGAGCATCCGCAACGGAAGCCCAGCAGATCCTCATTCCGACCAACACCACCTGGAGGTATTTCAGTCAGAGCACGGAACTCCCGGAGGATTGGCGTTTCCCGGATTACCCCGACGCGGATTGGGCGATCGGGGACACATCGCTGGGATTCGGTAAGCCGGTGACGACCGTGATCGACGGAGGACCCGCCGCGGCCCGATATCCCACGGTCTACTTCCGTCGGGAGTTTGAGGTGGCCGATCCCGCGAGCCTGTTGTCGTTGTCGGTCGCGTACCGTCGCGATGATGGAATCTCGATCTCCCTCAACGGTGTGGAGAACGTGCGGGATGGAATCAGCGGAACGATTGGGGATCTGATTCCGTTCACCCAGCTCGCCGCGAATGCCGCGGACAACGGAGCCACCTGGTTTACCAACCGACTGAACGTTTCCGATCTCGTCTCGGGACGCAATGTGATCGCGGTGGAGATCCATCAAAGCAGCCTCACGAGCAGCGATCTGGTCTTCGACTTTGCACTGGTGGGTTACGCCAACCCAATTCCCCCCTCCGTTGCCCTGACCTCGCCGACCAACGGGCTTTCGCTCCCGACCAAGACCCTCATTCTCACCGCCAACGCCAACGACCCGGATGATGGCGTCGCCAAGCTCGAGTTTTTCGACGGGGACACCGTTCTCACGGAGCTGACCGCTCCTCCGTTCCGCTTTGTCTGGAGCGAAATCCCGGCGGGGGCTCATACCATCACCGCTCGCGCGACGGACGTGGGCGGATTGATCACCACGTCCGCTCCCGTCACCGTCACCCTGCAAACCGCCTTGATTCCGCTGGGTTCGCTGTGGACCTATCTCGACGACGGCGTGCCCCAAGGACCGGAGTGGCGCGACGCCTTCTACGACGACTCCCAATGGAACGCCGGATACGGCGAGCTGGGCTATGGGGACGGAGACGAAGCCACGGTGGTGAACTTCGGTCCGGATGCGAACACGAAATACATCACCACCTACTTCCGTCATGGCTTTGAGGTTTCGAACCCGACGAGCCTTCAATCCCTGACCTTGGGACTGCGACGCGACGATGGCGCGGTGGTCTACCTCAACGGCAACGAGGTCTTCCGCAGCGGCATGGAGGAAGACGTCGACCTCTTGCACGAAACTCTGGCCCGCGACACGGCGGGTGAGGCCGGAGAGTTCATTTTGTTCAACAAGCAGGTGCCTCCAAGCTTATTGGTTTCAGGCCGAAATGTCATCGCGGTGGAAGTGCATCAAGCGGCCCTCACTAGTAGCGATCTCAGCTTTGACCTCCTCTTGCGCGCCAATGTTCCGACGTCCCCGGCCACCCTGAGCATTACGAACCCCAGCCCGACCGCCACGTTTTTTGCTCCGGCCGACATCACGTTTGGCATCGATGCCTACGACTCGGATTCGTCCATAATCTCCGTGGAGCTGGTGGAAGACGGGACGATCTTGGCCGAGGATCGGGTTTTCCCCTACGCGGTCACGGCGCAGGGCTTCGCCGTGGGCACCCACACCGTGGTGGCCCGGGCGATCGATGAGTCGGGCGTGACCGCCGAGTCAGCTCCCTTCGTATTCCGAGTGTTGGAACTGCCGGTGGTCACCACCCTGGTCTCGACCGGCTCCGTCTGGCGCTATCTCGATGACGCCTCCGACCAGGGCACAGCCTGGATCGAGCCGGCGTTCGATGACAGCAACTGGCTCGAAGGCGCGGCCGAACTGGGCTTCGGTGACAGCCGGGAGACCACCGCTCTGACGAGCGGCGCCATCACCTATTACTTCCGTCATGCCTTCGCCTTCGATGGTCCGAACAACGCCACCAACCTGCTCGTCCGGGTCCGTCGTGATGACGGGGTGGCCTTGTATCTAAATGGCACCCCCGTGGGGCGCAGCAACCTGCCCGATGGCGATCTCCTCTTCGACACGCCGGCGGGGGCAGACACCGATCCCGAGACGGACTTCCGTCAGATCTGGATTCCCGCGCAGCTGCTTCTCAACGGAATCAACCTGCTCGCGGCCGAGGTCCATCAATCTTCAGCCGCCTCCTCCGATGTGTCCTTCGACTTGTCGCTGGAGGCCTACGCTCCGCCCGTCACGCGTCCGATCTTGACGCTGAATCGGGACGGGGTGGGGGCGTATCGTTTGGTCTGGTCGGACCCCAGCTTCGTGCTGGAGCAATCCAGCTTACTCGAGCCAGCGGCCTGGGAACCTGTGGCTGGCGCGGTCAGTCCCTACGTCGTGACCACGAAGCCCGGCAGCAGCTTTTTCCGGCTTCGCCAGCCGTGAGGGACAGTTCAACAATCAATTGAGGTGAGGATCGGATGATGAGCGGAATTCCAAGGAGGGAGAGAGGAGGCGGGGGCGAAGCGGGATTGCGAATTTCACATTGCTCACCTGTCCTGCATAGCCCTCGGGGCGAAGCGGGATTGCTCACCGGATTGCTCATTGCTCATTGCGGTCACTCGTAACTCGTCACAGCCCGGCCGTTATCCATTTTAGATTTTGGATTTTGGATTTTGGATTGCCGAGCCTCCCCGCCGCCCCCCCCCCCCCACTCGTCACTCGTCACTCATCACTCGCCAAAGGAAGCTTGATGCGGCGGCGGGGCCGGTACATAGAATGGATTCGGCCCGCCTGGTTGACTCGCGCCGACCACCTTGGGGTTTTGAACCTGGGAATGGACAAGGTCGCGAGGAGAGAGCGAAGCCATTCCGTCCCGACTTATGCCGAATTTGAAGACCCTGCTGGCCGATCTCCAAAGCCAGCTCCAGGAAGCGCTCTCCCATCCGCCGCGCTCCGCCACTTCCGCCGCCCGCCTGCAGGCCGAGCGCGTGACCCTCAGCCTCAAGCTCGCGTTGGAACCCTCCGCCAAAACCAAGGACGAGTCGGAATCCGCCCGATTCGAACTGCTCCCGCTTCCGAGTGCTGCCAGTTTCAAAGGATCCAAGATTCCCCCAACCGAGCATACTCTCACCATCGAGTTCAGGGTCGATCCCACCGGCACCGTAATACCCAGCGCCGCTGCTTCACTCGCCATTGAACCTTCACCGTTACCCTCGCCCGCCCTACCCGCTGCAGCCGCACCGGTTGAAATCGGGCCCGACGATGAGGCGATGGCAGTGTTGACCGGGGCTCTCGGGGCTCCTGGATTCGACAGCTCGGCGCGAGCAACGGTGTTTTGTGAAGCGATGGCCGATCTGGACGAGGTTCAGCGTATCGCGGTTTGGGAATGTTTGGGCGATACCCGCCCAGGCACCGTCATCGATCCGGCATTGAAGCGGGCGCGACATCTCCTTCGCGGCATTCTACGCAGCGGACCCGGTGGAACGAAACCCACCGGACCGGCAGCCCTCGCCGCGCTGTTCGCCAAACATCCAAGCCATGACTTGCTTAACCTTATTCGCAGGGAGTGGAAAACCCAGGCAGACTGGCTCTAGCTAATAATCTCCCAGATCGGCTTGCCGTGGTCGATCTCGAGTCGCTTCCGGCCGGGGATTTCCATCTGACGAGAATCCAAACCAAGCTGATGGAGGATCGTCGCGTGAATATCCGTCACGTAGTGCCGATTCTCCACCGCATGAAATCCGATCTCATCGGTGGCGCCGTGCACGATGCCACGCTTGAGCCCACCGCCCGCCATCCAGACGGAAAAACCGAAGATGTGATGATCCCGTCCGTCCGATCCCTGCGAGCCGGGAGTCCGGCCGAACTCAGTGGCGAACACGACCAGGGTTTCGTCCAAAAGCCCACGGGCATCCAAGTCCTGCAGCAGCGCCCCGATGGGTTGATCCACTGCCAAGGCATGCGCGGTATGGTTCGCTTTCAGCCCGCTGTGCGCGTCCCAGGCCCCCGCGCCGCCTCCGCCATGCTGAATCTGAACGAAGCGAACTCCGCGCTCCACCAAACGACGCGCTGCGAGAAGCTGCATCCCGAAGTCACGACAATGCGGGAGATCCAGTCCATATAAGGCTTTGGTCTCCGCGGATTCGCGGGAGAAGTCCACGATGTCGGGAATGGATCGCTGCATGCGAAAGGCCAGCTCGTAGGAAGCCACCCGAGCCGCCATGGCCGGATCACGGGGATACTCCACCCCGCGCAAGGCATTGAGCTGTTGGATCAAGTCCAATCCAACACCCTGCGCGTCGCCGGCGAACGCGCCCTCAGCTCGGCCGAAGTCGATGGGTTTCTGCGGATCGATGCGCAACGGGACGGCGTCATGGGCCGGCCCGAGATAGTGTCCATCGCGCTTGTTCCAATACTCGCGGGTGCCCATCGAGATGAACTGAGGCAGGTTCTGGTTCAGACTGCCCAACCCGTAGTGCACCCAGGCGCCCAGGGTGGGAAAATCGCCATCGTTCTGGTGGCGACCCGAATGAAACTGGGTCTGGGCGCCGTGATTGCTGTCGGTCGTCCACATTGACCGCACCACCGCCAAGCGGTCCACCTGGCGAGCGATATGCGGAAACCAGTCGCTGACTTCAATGCCACTCTGCCCGTGTTTCCGGAACCCGACCTGCAAGGGGTAGAGCTTGTTTCGCTGATTGCCATTGGCATCCGGCACCACGAGACGCTCGATCGCCAGTTTCTTGGGATCCTGCACCCCGGCAAAGGGAGTCTCAGCGATGCTCTTGCCCTCGTATTGGGTCAGCATCGGCTTGGGATCGAAACTCTCCATATGGCTCACTCCGCCATTCATGAAGAGCCAGATCACGTTCTTGGCTTTAGGCGTGAAATGAGGGCGGCCGTCCACCCGGGGCACTGACGGCGCAGCGGCCACGAGCCCATCGCGCTGAAGCATCGCTCCCAACGCCAGCCCGGTGAAGCCCATGCCCAAATCCGCCAGGAAAGTCCGTCGAGAGAGCGGACCGCCGGACCGGAAACTCGCGTGGTGTGTCATACGCAGGGAAAAGGAATCGAACGCCGATTTAACGCATGGTTACAAAGTCGTTATGGTTGAGCAATGCCCAGATCAGACTGGCGCGCGCGCGCTCGGCGGGCGCGGGATCCGAGGCGACGATTGCCAATCGGCGCCACTCCTCCAAGGCCTTGGCCGCGACGGCCAACTCGGGTTCCGTGGGAGCGAAGCCCAGCAAGGCGAGAAACGCTCGACGCACAAACCGCGCCTCGACCTCCGCCTCGGTTCCTCCACCCCCCAAGGCCTCGCGACTCAACCGAGCGGCGATGAGCGGTGCAGCTTCCTGGACCAACTTGCTGTTCGACAAAGCCAGCGCCTGCTGGGGAACCACACTCTGATCACGTCGATAGCACTCCTTTACCGCCGCATCGTCGAAGGTGGACAAAAACAAGTTCTGGTCGTTGTTGGAGTGAACGAAATACAGGCTGCGCCGACGCGACGATTCCTGCTCCGCCGGGAGCACCGGAGGCCCGCCCTGAGTGACGTCCAAACGCCCCGCCTGCGCTAGAATGGAGTCGCGGATCACCTGCGCTTCCAACCGCACTGGCGTGCGACGCCACCAGCGAAGGTTGTCGGGGTCTTGGGACAGCTGAGCATCGGCACCCGCCAAGGACGAACCCAGGCGATAGGCCGATGAGGTCACCATCAGCCGATGGAGATGCTTCAGGCTCCAGCCGCTGTCCACCAGTTCCGATGCCAGCCAATCGATGAGTTCTGGAAACAGAGGAGCCGCGTTCTTGCGCCCGAAGTCGAACACGCTGGGCACCAGCGGAGCACCGAAGTGGCGCATCCACACATGATTGATCGCCACCCGAGCCGTGAGCGGATTCCGCGCGTCCGTGATCCACGCCGCCAAGGCTGTCCGACGTCCGGTGCTGCGCGGAGCGAACTCGACACGCGGGTCATCCTTGGTCGAATCGAGAAATCGGGTCGGAGTCCAACTGGCTCCCACCAGGCGGGTATACTTCTCGTCCAGCCCAACGGGCGCGACCGAATCCTTTTCTGCCTTGGCCACGGCCTCGTTGGCCGACACGAGTTCCTTATCGATGGCCGCCTTCTGATCCGGTGCGGCTCGCCATCGCTTCAGCTCAACTTCGACCACGCGCTGCCTCGCACGAACGACGGCCGTGTCTCGTTCGGCCCTGACGGCACGCTGCCGGGTTTCCTGAACTCGGTCGACACCGGCCTGGGTCCACTCCGCCTGCAATGCCGTCAGACGCGACTCCAGGCCAGTCAGCTCAGACTGAGCGAGCTGAAGCGTCGCTTCCGCCACCCTCAACTCGGCCTGGCGGAGCGCCGTCTCGTCGGAACCCGACGAGGGTTGGCGCTGTTTCTCCCGCGCCTGATGCGCGGAGGATTCGGCCGCGTTAAGTTTCTGGCGAGCGGCACTCAGATAGGCGGCTCCTACCCAAGGACGTCGATCCGGCTGCCACGCCTCCACCGGGAGTTCCACCGGCTGAATCCGCAAGTCGCCGAACATCAGCATTTCGGGAATACCGGGAGCAATCGTTACGGAGAGGTCGGGCTCTTTTTCCTGACCGCGCACAAACCGGTAGGTGGGCGGGGGAGGATAGGCATCATAAACCCGCGGCAGTCCATCCCGGTTCAAGTCGGACTCTCCGGGCAGGACATCCACCCGCACCTGGTAGGGTTCGAAGAAGGCCCGCAGTTTGTAGAAGTCCCCCTGAGCGATGGGATCATACTTGTGATCATGGCATTTGGCACAGTTCAGAGTAAGTCCCAGGAATGACTTGCCGACATGTTCCACCGTTTCATCCATCCATTGATTGCGATTGAACAGGAAATAGTTGCGGCCGAGATAGCCGGTCGCACGCAGACGGCCGAGGTCGTCGGGATGCGATTCATCCGCCGCCAGCATCAGGCGAATCATCTCGTCGTAGGGAGTATCGGCATTGACGGATTCGATGATCCAGTCGCGCCAGTGCCAAATGTGCTTTTGGCTGTTGCGAAGTTGATCCCCCAGCCCCCACCAATCACTATACCGCCAGACGTCCATCCAGTGCCGAGCCCAGCGCTCGCCGTGTCGCGGGTCGGAGAGCAGGCGATCGACCATCGCCTCATACCAATCGGGTGCGGTGGCCGATTCGGCAGCGGTGATTTCAGCTGCCGACGGAGGCAAGCCGATCAGATCGAGATACAGCCGACGAACCAGCACAGCGCGAGGGGCGTCAGGAAGAGGGCGAAGTCCTCGACGTTCGTGCTCCGCGGCGAGAAAGGCATCGATGGGGTTTCTAACCCAGGTCGCATGGCTGACGACCGGCACGTGCGGGCGTTGACGGGGACGGAAAGCCCAATGGCTTTGGGGATCCGCCTCCGGCTGTTCCTCCACCGGCGAAACTGCGCCTTGCTGAATCCAGGTGCGCAGGAGGGAAATCTGGGCAGCGGAAAAGGGTTCGCCCTCATGCTCCGGCGGCATTCGTTCATCGAGTTGCGAGGTCGAAACCCTTTCGAGCAGAAGAGATTTATTTGCGTCACCACGCGACAGGACGGGCCCGGATTTCCCGCCTTGGAGCATCGACGGGACCGTATCCAAGCGAAGCTTCGCTTTTTGTTGGAGCGCCCCGTGGCAGGTGTAGCAGCGCTCGCGGAGTAAGGGTTTGATCTGGCGAGTGTAGTCGACCTCCGCGACCTCGGCCCGCAACACGAAAGGGAGGAGTGCGACCCCCGCGCCGAGGAGATGACAGAGGAAGGCCAAGCCATCAGCTTGTGCAAAAAGGGCTGACTGAACGCGAGTGCAGTTCGATCGAAATAAAAGTCGTCCAAGGGACATGAGTGAACGCTTCCCTTTTGAACTGAGCAGAGGATCCCGTCGAGATTAAACCTAAAACGTAGATGACCCCTCTGGACCTACGCGGTGGCACGACACCGCTGTTCCTTCGCGCCAGATTATCACCCTCCCGCGCACTCATTCACCTACGACAACCTTCAGCCACTCCGTCGCCCGCAGGAAAAGCGGAGACATGTCTCCGCGCTCCATAGAAGAACGCCTCCCCTTCGCACGTCATTCGGCAAGCCCCGCCCCACCCGATGGGCCGACACGGCCCACACTACATTGTAGCGACGTCCGTCCCCGGACGTTCCCCCCGCCCCGATGGGCCGACACGGCCCACACTACACGCCTCGCATCCTGAGTACAAAAAAACGAGGCCTGGAGTTACCCAGGCCTCGAAAGTAGACAGATTGGCGAACAGCCAATCGACTTCTTAGTAGCGATTGCGACCGCCGCCACCGCCGCCGCCGCCGTATTCACGACGACCACCGCCGCCGCCGCCGCCGGAGGGACGCTCTTCGCGAGGACGAGCGATGTTGACAGTGAGGTTACGGCCATCCAACGGAGCTCCGTTCATGGCGTCGATTGCCTTCTGAGCTTCCTCGGGGGTGCTCATCGTGACGAAACCGAAGCCGCGGGGACGCCCGCTCATACGGTCCATCATCAAATTGGTTTCGACAACCGTTCCGTGAGCCGCGAATGCGTCTTGGAGGTCGTTTTCCGTGATGTTGAAGGAAAGATTTCCAACAAACAATTTCGTACTCATGTGATGTTTTACTGTTCTAGAGTAACCCTTGCTTTCTCGAGACTGTTCCCGACCATCGGGATTAAAATCATCACTGAACTGTGTTCACCTGAAGATTCACCATGCCTTGAAAGTAATAAGCTATCTAACACTGCCCATTAACATGGATGTTTCCAGAGAGATAGCAATTGTTTTTTTGAAAAAACTTTTGACTCTGAAGCCGAAATTAAAACTAGCCGGCAAATAGGCACCCAAAACCGGCACTTTTTTCCGGATCCGAGCGGCGGGAGGGCGAAAACTAGAGGCTGAGACCCTGTAGACGCTCCTCCATGTCATGTTCAGAAAGAGGGTCGAGCAGGCAATTAATGTCCCCCTCCATCACCGCGGAGAGGTTGTAGATGGTCAATTCGATCCGATGATCCGTGACTCGGTTTTGCGGGAAATTATAGGTGCGAATCTTCTCATTCCGCTCGCCCGTTCCCACCTGAGCCTTTCGGGCAGCCGCGTATTTCGCATTTTCTTCGGCGATCCGCCGCTCGAGCAAGCGACTGCGCAATACCTTCATCGCCTTATCCCGATTCTTGATCTGGGAACGCTCATCGGAACAGCGCACGATCAGACCGGTAGGCTTGTGGATGATCTGAACCGCGCTGTCGGTGGTGTTAACCCCCTGCCCGCCCGGCCCGCTGGCACGACAGACAGACACCTCGAGTTCCTCGGGTTTGATTTGGACATCCACCTCCTCAGCCTCGGGAAGCACCGCCACGGTTGCGGTGCTGGTGTGGATTCGTCCCTGCGCCTCGGTCGCGGGAACCCGTTGGACCCGATGAACCCCGCTCTCAAACTTCAAACGACGAAAGGCCTCATCGCCCTTCACTCCAAAGATAATTTCTCGAAAGCCGCCTAAATCGGACGTGCTGGATTCCATGGTCTCAATCTTCCAGCCCCGCGTTTCCGCATACCGGGTATACATCCGATACAAATCAGCGGCGAAGAGTGCCGACTCGGCCCCGCCCGCTCCGGCCCGGATTTCGAAGATCGTGTTGCGTGAGTCCGTGGGATCCGGAGGCAGGAGGCCGCGCTGAACCGCTCGGGTGAGACGAGCCACTTCAGGCTCAAGCCGGGCGATCTCCTCCTTCGCCATCTGGCCCAGTTCCGAACTGAGGGGCTCAGAAGCGGCCAAGGACCGGTTCTCCTCCAGCTCCTGGACCGCCTTGATATACACATCCCCCGTCTCGACCAACTCCTTCAGCCGGGAATACTCCCGGGACAGCTCCTGGAATTTCTGGGCCTGGCTGAACGTGGACGGGTCACTGAGCAACTGCTCCACCTCCCGATACCGGGCACGCAGGCTTTCAATGTGACGTCGGAGGTCCATGAAAAAAAGAATCCGCCCGCATAAGCACGGAGCTTGTGCGGGCGGATGGCGGAAAAGGATCTACTTCTTCTTTTTCTTGCCGGCGGCAACCGCAGCGGCAGCTTGCGCGGCCTGGGTCTTGGCCATGCGCTGTTGGAACTTGTCGACGCGTCCGGCGGTATCAACAAATTTCTGCTGCCCTGTGTAGAAGGGATGGCAGGCATTGCAGATACCCACAACGATCGAGGGCTTGGTGGAGCGAGTGTGAATCACGTTGCCACAAGCGCAACGAATCTCAGCGTCCATGTACTTCGGATGAATATCGGCTTTCATAAAAGCAAGGTCGGACACCGTATCAATAGGGGCAGGGAAAACAAGGGAAAACTAGGACTTATTTTGTGGGTGCTCCTACCCAGGCAGTCAGGAAGGCCAGCAGGGCGGACCGATCAGCCAGGTGACGCAGGGCGCCATCGACGCTAGACCAGCCAAATCCAGGGCCGTAGGCGGGGCCGTTCAGCACGCAGGCATCAGTTCGGTTTTCACGAATCTGTTGAACCCCTTTGGCCACAACCTCCTGCCGACTGCCGTCCACTTCATACTTCCAGCCTACCAGCCGCGCTTGCGGAAACAGGGACCGCAGCTCGGCAATCAGCTTGGGTGTCGGCAGCAACTCGGCCAGCAGAGTCCCCTGCCGAGTGGTTAGTTTGCCCGCGCTGAGCTCGCGCAGTTCGCCAGACTCAACGCGTTCCCAAACCTTTCCGAACCGAAAGTCGCTGACGGCTGCTGCGTGAAAAAGCGCGCCAACCCCGGCGTCCACCTGATCGTGCAGGCGTTCCCGAAGGTTCTCCGTGGTGCTGAACCGGATGACGCGAAGCCCGGCCGGAGGCACCACCGTGGCCCCCTCACCCAGCAACAGCGTCACCGGATGTCCGGCCGAAACCAATTGCTGAGCCAGCTCCAGCCCCAGGCTGCCGGTGGAGAAGTTGGTCAGCCGACGAACCTGATCCAGGTTCTCGTACGTCGGTCCGGCAGTGATGAGGCAGTGCATCTGCCGCAACCATATCTCAGGGCCGAGAGCCTCCAAGCCGGAAATGCACGCGTGACGGAGCGGGAGGAATAAGGCAGAACGGGCCAGTTTTGAACAATCAGATTGGGTTTCCTCACCCCGGCTCCGAGTCGGGGTGATTGCTAGCAGGCCGGCATCCAAACAACCCGAGAACCGAACAGGAGCCCTGGCGGGCACCCTGCAGAACAATAGCCTAAGTCCGACGGCCTGTTAGAGGACTTCTTCCAGGGAGCGGCAGAGGGTCTTCAAGATCTGAATCCGCGCATACCGTTTGTCATTTCCGGCGACCAGCGTCCAAGGCGCATACTCCGTGCTGGTGTGCTCCACCATGTCATTCACCGCGGCCTTATAGTGGTCCCACTTGCCACGGTTCCGCCAATCCTCCGGAGTGATCTTATACTTCTTGAACGGCACCACCTCGCGCTCCTTGAACCGGCGAAATTGTTCATCGGGACTGATGTGGATCCAGAATTTGGCCAGCACCCCTCCATGCTCGCGAATTTGCTGTTCGAAATCGTTAATCTCCCGGTAAGCCCGAGCCCACTCCTCCGGCCGCGCATAACCTTCGACCCGTTCGACCAGAACCCGACCATACCACGAGCGATCGAAAATGGTGACACGTCCGCAGGCCGGCAACCGACGCCAAAAGCGCCAGAGATAATGATACGATCGCTCCTCGTCGTTGGGGGCAGCGATGGGCACAACCCGAAACAACCTAGGATCGATGGCGGCGGTCACGCGGCGAATGCAGCTTCCCTTGCCGGCCGCATCCCATCCTTCGAACACAA contains the following coding sequences:
- a CDS encoding Gfo/Idh/MocA family oxidoreductase, which gives rise to MNSVRLGIVGMGNIGKHHATYLRAGQVPRAELVAVCSPSPSKLEAYKPLAIYQDPLELIRSKTIDALLIATPHYQHTTLGIAALEAGLHVMVEKPISAHKADAERLIAVAAQRPDLVFGAMFQLRTEPRYLKIQNLLRSGELGQVIRVNWINTDWFRTEAYYASGGWRATWKGEGGGVLLNQALHNLDTLYWLFGRPARVRAFCQLGKFHQIEVEDQVTAYLEWPDGASGIFVTSTGEAPGSNRLEITGSRGRLVLENDRLTFVRNESDMLEFSRTAKTGFGKPEVWNAEVPFSNSPAQHASLMQNFVEAILDKKPLVAPGADGLGSVELANAMLYSGLTQQTVEFPLDSAAYEQKLQQLIADSKFQKRVETIQNDDFSKSFRR
- a CDS encoding DUF1501 domain-containing protein, coding for MTHHASFRSGGPLSRRTFLADLGMGFTGLALGAMLQRDGLVAAAPSVPRVDGRPHFTPKAKNVIWLFMNGGVSHMESFDPKPMLTQYEGKSIAETPFAGVQDPKKLAIERLVVPDANGNQRNKLYPLQVGFRKHGQSGIEVSDWFPHIARQVDRLAVVRSMWTTDSNHGAQTQFHSGRHQNDGDFPTLGAWVHYGLGSLNQNLPQFISMGTREYWNKRDGHYLGPAHDAVPLRIDPQKPIDFGRAEGAFAGDAQGVGLDLIQQLNALRGVEYPRDPAMAARVASYELAFRMQRSIPDIVDFSRESAETKALYGLDLPHCRDFGMQLLAARRLVERGVRFVQIQHGGGGAGAWDAHSGLKANHTAHALAVDQPIGALLQDLDARGLLDETLVVFATEFGRTPGSQGSDGRDHHIFGFSVWMAGGGLKRGIVHGATDEIGFHAVENRHYVTDIHATILHQLGLDSRQMEIPGRKRLEIDHGKPIWEIIS
- a CDS encoding DUF1553 domain-containing protein, which translates into the protein MSLGRLLFRSNCTRVQSALFAQADGLAFLCHLLGAGVALLPFVLRAEVAEVDYTRQIKPLLRERCYTCHGALQQKAKLRLDTVPSMLQGGKSGPVLSRGDANKSLLLERVSTSQLDERMPPEHEGEPFSAAQISLLRTWIQQGAVSPVEEQPEADPQSHWAFRPRQRPHVPVVSHATWVRNPIDAFLAAEHERRGLRPLPDAPRAVLVRRLYLDLIGLPPSAAEITAAESATAPDWYEAMVDRLLSDPRHGERWARHWMDVWRYSDWWGLGDQLRNSQKHIWHWRDWIIESVNADTPYDEMIRLMLAADESHPDDLGRLRATGYLGRNYFLFNRNQWMDETVEHVGKSFLGLTLNCAKCHDHKYDPIAQGDFYKLRAFFEPYQVRVDVLPGESDLNRDGLPRVYDAYPPPPTYRFVRGQEKEPDLSVTIAPGIPEMLMFGDLRIQPVELPVEAWQPDRRPWVGAAYLSAARQKLNAAESSAHQAREKQRQPSSGSDETALRQAELRVAEATLQLAQSELTGLESRLTALQAEWTQAGVDRVQETRQRAVRAERDTAVVRARQRVVEVELKRWRAAPDQKAAIDKELVSANEAVAKAEKDSVAPVGLDEKYTRLVGASWTPTRFLDSTKDDPRVEFAPRSTGRRTALAAWITDARNPLTARVAINHVWMRHFGAPLVPSVFDFGRKNAAPLFPELIDWLASELVDSGWSLKHLHRLMVTSSAYRLGSSLAGADAQLSQDPDNLRWWRRTPVRLEAQVIRDSILAQAGRLDVTQGGPPVLPAEQESSRRRSLYFVHSNNDQNLFLSTFDDAAVKECYRRDQSVVPQQALALSNSKLVQEAAPLIAARLSREALGGGGTEAEVEARFVRRAFLALLGFAPTEPELAVAAKALEEWRRLAIVASDPAPAERARASLIWALLNHNDFVTMR
- a CDS encoding RNA-binding protein is translated as MSTKLFVGNLSFNITENDLQDAFAAHGTVVETNLMMDRMSGRPRGFGFVTMSTPEEAQKAIDAMNGAPLDGRNLTVNIARPREERPSGGGGGGGRREYGGGGGGGGRNRY
- the prfA gene encoding peptide chain release factor 1, which produces MDLRRHIESLRARYREVEQLLSDPSTFSQAQKFQELSREYSRLKELVETGDVYIKAVQELEENRSLAASEPLSSELGQMAKEEIARLEPEVARLTRAVQRGLLPPDPTDSRNTIFEIRAGAGGAESALFAADLYRMYTRYAETRGWKIETMESSTSDLGGFREIIFGVKGDEAFRRLKFESGVHRVQRVPATEAQGRIHTSTATVAVLPEAEEVDVQIKPEELEVSVCRASGPGGQGVNTTDSAVQIIHKPTGLIVRCSDERSQIKNRDKAMKVLRSRLLERRIAEENAKYAAARKAQVGTGERNEKIRTYNFPQNRVTDHRIELTIYNLSAVMEGDINCLLDPLSEHDMEERLQGLSL
- the rpmE gene encoding 50S ribosomal protein L31 — encoded protein: MKADIHPKYMDAEIRCACGNVIHTRSTKPSIVVGICNACHPFYTGQQKFVDTAGRVDKFQQRMAKTQAAQAAAAVAAGKKKKK